Genomic segment of Populus nigra chromosome 6, ddPopNigr1.1, whole genome shotgun sequence:
aaaaatctatgtGTGAATATCCATAATCatccttattttcttatttgcaaAAATCCACTGTCATCTTTATTTCCTTGCAAAAGAACCCTTACCTTCGCATCACCCCCAAAGGGCTCGCACACTTTGATTATCAGCGGATCCTCTGTGGTCTGGGGGTTGGCACCAGTCAAGTGCTGAAGCGGGCTTTCGAATCCAGGCCGATTGAATTGCAGACCCAAAATGAATTAAAGAGCAGTAATGCATAGGTGCGACGCAGGCTTTAGAAGATGGACGACGTGTCTTTTGCGTTTTGATGGACGACATGTTTCGTCTTCTTATCCCCGCAActgtctttttatttcttttcttttttcgttCTTTCTCCCCTCTCTAGTCACAACTCACACCAGAGAAGCAGAGAAGAATAGAATGGGAAGTGCAGCAGCCCAAATCCCGACGAGCTTTGGACATGAGCTCAGAGCTTGTCTTCGTTGCCGCCTTGTCAAAACTTACGACCAggttctcttcttctttttcgcTCTTCTCCTTCTTTGTACAGATTGTTGCTCATTAGGGTTCTGGACTTATTATTTATcggtaaaatattaaaaataaaaatgtgcaGTTCAGAGAGTCGGGATGCGAGAATTGTCCCTTTTTTAAGATGGACGAAGATCATGAGCGTGTCGTTGATTGCACAACTCCTAACTTTACCGGGTAGGCTAAGCATCCtcctttctcttccttttctattATCTCAACAACAATTCCTTCttccaataattatttttctctatttttgtaatttcttctcttctcatccTATTTCATGCCTTACTTTTTCTAACATTATTGCAGGATAATTTCTGTTATGGATCCGAGTAGAAGCTGGGCTGCTCGCTGGTTGAGAATTGGTATGTTAAACAACAATCTCCGACTCTCTTTCTTCGTTTTTGTTTCTGCTTTCAGATACTTTCCGATCcccagttttttcttttcttttctttttttacttgtttgttGTGTTAGCTTATGTGAATTTTCGGAGCTGTTTCCAACCTTCCAAGGACATAATTCTGAATAGTTATAGGATTGAGGCCAAGTAGTATTCTTCCAGACTTGCGTAGATGTTATAAAGTTAGTTGCTTAGATGGTAGAAAGTTAAAACCATGCAAGGAGATTCGAGGGTGATTCTCTCTTTAGTCACAATCTGATTCACTAGCTCATTTGAATAATTATCACAAGAAATCTTTTCTCTAGGCGTAAGTTGTCATGATGCTCCTTTCCTATGGTATTCACACGTTGATTCCAACACATATTGAGTGTGGGGtgaagctttttttatttaatgaaggGCAATTCAGTTGGTGTGGTTTGAGAGTTGTTAGGATGGTTAAGGCTCCTTATCAAACACCACTTGTGTCAAGGTGTGGCACAGATAAACTATTAGTTGAAGTGTCTTTAGTGGTGCAACAGGTTCTGCATATTCATACAAGTGAAGGATTTTGGGAATTTTGATATTCTGAACATTGTTCAGTTGATACTAACTATAGTCcaattcatttccttttctgctTTTAAAATTCTCCTAATTGATCTTCCCTCATCACCATGGACATTTTGCGGGCATTCCATTACTAGGATTAGATTGATCAGGTATCTAGATGTAGAAGCATGCCTATGCACGCAATTCATGTTCTTTCCAAGGGATGGTTTGACACGCAATATTGTCATTGATACTTTAGTACCTCAATATATTTCTCCTTAGATTCTgtagattcttttttatttttgtccatCTACTGTTCTAGATTTGAATATGTTATTAGAAAATTGGTTCTTTTT
This window contains:
- the LOC133696709 gene encoding transcription elongation factor SPT4 homolog 2-like isoform X2 — translated: MHRCDAGFRRWTTCLLRFDGRHVSSSYPRNCLFISFLFSFFLPSLVTTHTREAEKNRMGSAAAQIPTSFGHELRACLRCRLVKTYDQFRESGCENCPFFKMDEDHERVVDCTTPNFTGIISVMDPSRSWAARWLRIGRFVPGCYTLAVSEALPEDLQNLCEDERVPYIPPKRV
- the LOC133696709 gene encoding uncharacterized protein LOC133696709 isoform X1 codes for the protein MHRCDAGFRRWTTCLLRFDGRHVSSSYPRNCLFISFLFSFFLPSLVTTHTREAEKNRMGSAAAQIPTSFGHELRACLRCRLVKTYDQFRESGCENCPFFKMDEDHERVVDCTTPNFTGIISVMDPSRSWAARWLRIDLYLVVIHLLFQRHFQRTYRIYVKMSVCPTFHQNVYKKMTN